A stretch of Cicer arietinum cultivar CDC Frontier isolate Library 1 chromosome 5, Cicar.CDCFrontier_v2.0, whole genome shotgun sequence DNA encodes these proteins:
- the LOC105852036 gene encoding zinc finger BED domain-containing protein RICESLEEPER 2-like, protein MAKEVETCLNAWELNRAFSITVDNASSNDVEIKFMKKWINARNYLLLNEEYIHMRCCAHILSLIVKEGLKDEDISITRIRKAVKYVRLSPSRLARFKGCVEREKISYKGLICLDVETRWNSTYLMLVTVVKYQKAFDLLETVDAKYVKELSRDKGLEVPLSKDWDFANTVLPFLKIFYDSTMHISGSSYVTSNIYMKDVFPIGRKIRLLSEHNDASIKSMGISMKSKYDKYWGNVDGINVLLLIVVVLDPTCKFGYVNYFLDYFFDVDGEALKTKLSSSLKSIYREYEGWEEGSQSIGESQPEEDDNDIHGMSFYKKSTGQRINPKSELDKYLAEECEPYFVEFDILNWWKVNSTRFPILSSVARDVLAIPVSTVASESAFSTGGRVLDPHRSNLTPSIVEVLVCTQDWLKGSPFSNLFDEDLKELETFEKEIISPTLYATTSASVISLDD, encoded by the exons ATGGCTAAGGAAGTCGAGACATGTTTAAATGCTTGGGAGTTGAATCGTGCCTTTAGCATAACAGTAGATAATGCATCGTCTAATGACGtcgaaattaaatttatgaagaAATGGATAAATGCAAGGAATTATTTGCTCTTGAACGAAGAATATATCCATATGCGGTGTTGTGCACATATCTTGAGTTTGATTGTAAAGGAAGGTTTAAAAGATGAGGACATTTCTATCACAAGAATCCGGAAAGCAGTCAAGTATGTGAGACTGTCTCCTTCAAGATTGGCAAGGTTTAAGGGATGTGTTGAAAGGGAGAAAATTTCTTATAAAGGTCTCATATGTCTAGATGTGGAAACTAGATGGAATTCTACATACTTGATGTTAGTAACGGTTGTGAAGTATCAAAAAGCCTTTGATTTGTTAGAAACTGTCGATGCTAAGTATGTCAAAGAACTATCTAGGGATAAAGGCCTTGAAGTACCTCTATCTAAGGATTGGGACTTTGCTAATACGGTGCTTccctttttgaaaattttctatgACTCTACTATGCATATTTCCGGCTCTTCATATGTTACTAGTAACATATATATGAAGGACGTATTTCCTATTGGAAGGAAGATTCGATTATTAAGTGAGCACAATGATGCAAGCATAAAGTCGATGGGGATTAGTATGAAGAGTAAATATGACAAGTATTGGGGCAACGTTGATGGAATAAACGTGCTGTTACTCATTGTTGTTGTATTGGACCCAACTTGCAAATTTGGATATGTAAACTACTttcttgattatttttttgatgTAGATGGTGAGGCATTGAAGACGAAATTGTCATCTTCCTTGAAATCAATTTATCGAGAATATGAAGGTTGGGAGGAAGGTTCTCAAAGTATAGGAGAATCACAACCAGAGGAAGATGATAATGATATACATGGTATGAGCTTCTACAAAAAATCAACAGGGCAAAGAATTAATCCTAAGTCTGAACTTGATAAATACCTTGCTGAAGAGTGTGAACCTTATTTTGTCGAATTTGACATTCTGAATTGGTGGAAAGTCAACTCAACTAGATTCCCCATCCTTTCAAGTGTTGCTCGTGACGTGTTGGCCATTCCTGTGTCTACTGTAGCATCAGAGTCTGCTTTCAGCACTGGAGGAAGGGTATTGGATCCTCATCGTAGTAATCTTACACCTTCGATAGTGGAAGTACTCGTTTGCACTCAAGATTGGCTGAAAGGATCTCCTTTCTCAAATCTATTTGATGAGGACCTTAAAGAACTTGAAACCTTTGAGAAAG AGATCATTTCTCCAACGCTCTACGCAACAACATCTGCTAGTGTCATTAGTCTTGATGATTAA